In the Leptospira sp. WS4.C2 genome, one interval contains:
- the clpS gene encoding ATP-dependent Clp protease adapter ClpS — protein MSDPKRKSYTDMNVELLEREKQKQKLKKPDRYKVILINDDYTPQEFVVYVLANVFRKSMEESRQIMWKAHTSGSAVCGVYSLDIARTKVAEVHKLAEDAGHPLQCQLAKEEDE, from the coding sequence ATGTCAGATCCAAAAAGAAAATCCTACACGGACATGAACGTAGAACTTCTCGAAAGAGAAAAACAAAAGCAGAAATTGAAAAAACCGGATCGTTATAAGGTGATTCTCATCAATGATGATTACACTCCTCAGGAATTTGTCGTTTATGTTCTTGCTAATGTTTTTCGGAAATCTATGGAAGAATCTCGTCAAATTATGTGGAAGGCGCATACTTCGGGATCAGCAGTTTGTGGGGTGTATTCTTTAGACATTGCAAGAACCAAAGTAGCGGAAGTCCACAAACTGGCAGAAGACGCAGGGCATCCATTACAATGCCAGTTGGCAAAAGAGGAGGACGAATGA
- a CDS encoding GNAT family N-acetyltransferase yields the protein MSESFEIAISHSFKDFRKEEWNLLVSPDSVFQEYEFLFGLEKTGCIGNSDWSPVLISARREGQLFGVLPAYVRTDSYGEYIFDFQWANAFHRAGIPYYPKLTVAVPFTPVTGSRILLHPDLTTKQREILSSDLLQRLILFGKEKETSSVHILFCKEEEQKLGVANSFAPRLSHQYHWFNKGFVNFEEFLATLVKDRRKTIRQERRKISESGLTIQTLTGDGITEDHAHIFYEFYKDTHSKKWGQPYLNRQFFIEMYHHFRHRLMLVLASDPSGKPIGGSWNVFRDGFLFGRYWGALEHVPNLHFECCYYRLIDFAIEHKMERVEAGAQGEHKFLRGYEAVPMYSLHHIYNEQGRAAIESYLEREIAMERENISAYNAQSPIKALREG from the coding sequence TTGAGTGAATCATTTGAGATTGCGATCTCCCATAGTTTTAAGGACTTTAGGAAGGAAGAATGGAACCTTCTGGTTTCGCCAGATTCGGTCTTTCAGGAATATGAATTTTTATTTGGATTAGAAAAGACCGGTTGTATTGGAAATTCGGACTGGTCCCCAGTCCTTATCTCTGCTAGGCGAGAAGGGCAACTCTTCGGAGTCCTACCGGCTTATGTAAGAACTGATTCTTACGGGGAATATATTTTTGATTTCCAATGGGCCAATGCCTTTCACAGGGCAGGGATTCCTTATTACCCAAAACTGACCGTAGCAGTTCCCTTCACTCCCGTGACGGGAAGTCGGATATTACTCCATCCAGATCTAACAACCAAACAAAGGGAGATTTTAAGTTCAGATCTATTGCAAAGATTAATCCTCTTTGGAAAGGAAAAGGAAACCTCTTCGGTTCATATTCTTTTTTGTAAAGAAGAAGAACAAAAGCTAGGTGTCGCAAATTCATTTGCACCTAGGCTCTCTCATCAATACCATTGGTTTAACAAAGGTTTTGTGAATTTTGAGGAGTTTTTAGCGACACTTGTAAAGGATAGAAGAAAAACCATCCGCCAAGAACGTCGGAAAATTTCTGAGTCAGGGCTAACCATTCAAACTCTGACTGGAGATGGAATTACAGAAGACCATGCACATATATTTTATGAATTCTACAAGGACACCCATTCCAAAAAATGGGGACAACCTTACTTAAATCGTCAATTTTTTATAGAAATGTATCATCACTTTCGCCATAGGCTTATGTTAGTTTTGGCATCGGATCCATCGGGTAAACCAATCGGTGGGAGTTGGAATGTATTTCGAGATGGGTTTTTATTTGGAAGGTATTGGGGGGCTTTGGAGCATGTTCCCAATTTGCATTTTGAATGTTGTTATTACCGATTGATCGATTTTGCCATTGAGCATAAAATGGAACGAGTGGAAGCCGGGGCCCAAGGGGAACATAAATTCCTTCGGGGGTATGAAGCGGTTCCTATGTATAGTTTGCATCATATTTACAATGAACAGGGCAGGGCCGCCATCGAATCCTATTTGGAACGAGAGATTGCTATGGAAAGGGAAAATATTTCCGCTTACAATGCGCAGTCACCTATTAAGGCTCTGCGGGAGGGATAA
- a CDS encoding SpoIIE family protein phosphatase: protein MDSWGNIAFDFYTFGSLVGVIFTFYNAQFFLTVKEKSEATYQLGMGTLWLGLFHLGYMINFSFMGPAAAYMRWLVIIGAMAGASYLTSFFLSYPEVYFPRLKKYLFWLMNSIVVLVTGYFVYISLTAGRLYFFSGHYWDFPVLAFYKVYAVIVLVFFVTFSLVALVQIFKMPKESRFATISILIAFILVTIIPGIMNAQSRDGAIGRGIYQTITDLVLVVGLFVANVVYINNTKDKTTIISRIIGISLASFLLVLQLVAYVVIQQSEANYDMVHTARAKNFIAGLETDQVPSFHYTYDTNQKEFVRKKGATESAVDPEGYESEYWNYWALETILSYKQSKDWKEKTENLLSSLPNTSKGYAAEIKRLLALDTVTKPEILIHELESEKRKILYTRNKLREIPAKNFSDNADSLVSKKEGPLSGFYGEARSVLDSNLPEEKKSEILDQMFSPMPNHGDRNYRGRVKFPENNPEYSFYVSYLIVDKANGLVHEVGYPYLDYREFQEEVTLPWIIGVLSLAVLVIFGYRLFFLIALLRPIEQIIEGLTEVNSGNLEHRLTVHVEDDIGFMARSFNRMVRSIQAARKKLEQYADQLEVKVQERTKELENTLKEVQSLKHQQDGDYFLTSLLLQPFNANHAKHDNVHIDFLLEQKKKFTFRQYEKEIGGDLNIANQIFLNNRSYTVFLNADAMGKSMQGAGGALVLGSVFESIITRTQLLGEARNTYPERWIKNTFLELHKIFEGFDGSMLVSLVLGLIDNDTGLLYFINAEHPWMVLYRDGIASFIENELMFRKLGTSGVQGNLYIKTFQLEPGDILIAGSDGRDDLLISHTADGKRVINEDERLFLKVVESGKGELDKIYDELAKYGSLTDDLSLLRVSYIEEKERYKIEKERLKEIQALLLKAKEASESSDLQEAVAYLEEANSLEENIPEIKKKFIQLYLKLKDYGNAKKMAKDYSLLKPMDTEIMYITAFCARKVADVKTAIDFGERVRLRDPNHVKNLINLGQTYLADKNLDRAENILSSALELDPENPSLQRLLDHIRKKQNKQDVVS, encoded by the coding sequence ACATTCGGCTCGCTTGTCGGTGTGATTTTTACTTTTTACAATGCACAATTTTTTTTAACGGTTAAAGAAAAATCAGAGGCAACCTACCAATTGGGTATGGGAACTCTTTGGCTTGGGCTCTTCCATTTAGGTTACATGATTAATTTTTCCTTTATGGGACCTGCTGCCGCCTATATGCGATGGCTTGTGATCATTGGTGCGATGGCCGGTGCTTCTTACCTTACTAGTTTTTTCTTAAGTTATCCAGAAGTATACTTTCCCAGATTAAAAAAATATCTTTTTTGGTTAATGAACTCCATTGTTGTGCTCGTTACTGGGTATTTTGTCTACATTAGCCTAACGGCCGGTAGATTGTATTTCTTTAGTGGGCATTATTGGGACTTTCCAGTTCTTGCCTTCTATAAAGTTTATGCGGTCATCGTTTTAGTTTTTTTTGTTACCTTTTCTTTGGTTGCATTAGTTCAGATTTTTAAAATGCCTAAAGAATCAAGGTTTGCTACGATAAGCATCCTGATTGCATTTATCCTCGTAACCATCATTCCGGGGATTATGAATGCCCAGTCGAGAGACGGTGCGATTGGACGGGGTATATACCAAACCATCACGGATCTTGTATTGGTTGTTGGTCTGTTTGTTGCCAATGTTGTCTATATCAATAACACAAAAGATAAAACAACGATTATCTCACGGATCATAGGGATCTCACTTGCTTCGTTTTTGTTAGTATTACAATTGGTTGCATATGTTGTTATCCAGCAATCGGAAGCTAATTATGATATGGTACATACGGCCAGAGCCAAGAATTTTATTGCTGGTTTAGAAACAGATCAAGTTCCTAGTTTTCATTATACTTATGATACCAATCAAAAAGAATTTGTTCGGAAAAAAGGAGCAACAGAATCTGCGGTCGACCCTGAAGGTTATGAATCAGAGTATTGGAATTATTGGGCTTTGGAAACTATCCTCTCCTACAAACAAAGTAAGGACTGGAAAGAAAAAACAGAGAACCTACTTTCGTCACTTCCAAACACAAGTAAAGGTTATGCGGCAGAAATCAAAAGATTATTGGCATTAGACACCGTGACAAAACCGGAAATCTTAATTCATGAATTAGAATCGGAAAAAAGGAAAATTCTCTACACAAGGAACAAACTAAGAGAAATACCGGCGAAGAATTTTTCGGATAATGCAGATTCTCTTGTTTCTAAAAAAGAGGGACCTCTATCCGGTTTTTATGGAGAGGCACGATCCGTCCTTGATTCTAATCTCCCAGAAGAGAAAAAATCGGAAATCCTTGACCAGATGTTTTCACCTATGCCAAACCATGGTGACAGAAACTATCGAGGCCGCGTAAAATTTCCAGAAAACAATCCAGAATATTCGTTTTACGTAAGTTATTTGATAGTCGACAAAGCAAACGGACTTGTTCATGAAGTGGGATACCCATACCTAGATTACCGGGAATTCCAAGAGGAGGTGACACTTCCTTGGATCATTGGTGTTTTATCCCTGGCTGTTCTTGTGATTTTTGGATACAGGTTATTCTTTCTTATTGCACTCCTAAGGCCTATTGAACAAATCATCGAAGGTTTGACTGAGGTAAATTCCGGAAACTTAGAACATCGCCTTACGGTTCATGTAGAAGATGATATTGGGTTTATGGCACGTTCCTTCAACCGAATGGTTCGCTCCATCCAAGCCGCAAGGAAAAAATTGGAACAGTATGCGGACCAATTGGAAGTTAAGGTGCAGGAACGTACCAAGGAATTGGAAAATACACTTAAGGAAGTCCAATCCTTAAAACACCAACAAGATGGAGACTATTTTTTAACTTCTCTTTTGTTACAGCCATTTAACGCAAATCATGCGAAACATGATAATGTCCATATTGATTTTTTACTAGAACAAAAGAAAAAATTTACCTTCCGTCAATATGAAAAGGAAATCGGTGGAGATTTAAATATCGCCAACCAAATTTTCCTAAACAATCGTTCCTATACAGTTTTTCTGAATGCTGATGCTATGGGAAAATCAATGCAGGGTGCTGGTGGTGCACTTGTTCTTGGTTCTGTTTTTGAGTCTATCATCACAAGGACCCAACTTTTGGGTGAGGCCAGAAATACTTATCCAGAACGTTGGATCAAAAATACATTTTTAGAACTTCATAAGATCTTTGAAGGTTTTGACGGGTCTATGCTTGTTTCGCTTGTACTTGGACTGATCGATAATGATACGGGTCTATTATACTTTATCAATGCAGAACATCCGTGGATGGTTCTTTATCGAGATGGGATTGCCAGTTTTATTGAAAATGAATTGATGTTTCGAAAATTAGGAACTTCAGGAGTTCAGGGAAATCTTTATATCAAAACCTTCCAGCTAGAACCCGGAGACATTCTGATTGCCGGTTCCGATGGTCGCGATGATTTACTGATTTCCCATACCGCCGATGGTAAACGAGTGATCAACGAAGATGAAAGGTTATTCTTAAAAGTTGTGGAATCGGGAAAGGGTGAGCTCGATAAAATTTATGATGAATTGGCTAAATACGGAAGTCTCACCGACGATTTATCCTTGTTACGCGTTTCTTATATCGAAGAAAAAGAACGTTACAAAATTGAGAAAGAGCGTTTGAAAGAAATCCAAGCCCTTCTGCTAAAAGCAAAAGAAGCCAGTGAATCCTCTGATTTACAAGAAGCAGTTGCCTATCTCGAGGAGGCCAACTCCTTAGAAGAGAATATCCCTGAAATCAAAAAGAAATTCATCCAACTCTATTTAAAATTAAAGGACTACGGTAATGCCAAAAAAATGGCTAAAGACTACAGTTTGTTAAAACCAATGGATACGGAGATTATGTACATCACTGCGTTTTGTGCTCGCAAAGTTGCCGATGTCAAAACAGCAATTGATTTTGGGGAACGAGTGCGCCTTCGTGACCCGAACCATGTCAAAAATTTAATCAATTTGGGACAAACCTACTTGGCGGATAAAAATTTGGATCGGGCAGAGAATATTCTCAGTTCCGCTTTGGAGTTAGATCCTGAAAATCCTAGTTTGCAACGGCTTCTTGACCACATTCGGAAGAAACAAAACAAACAAGATGTTGTAAGTTAG